A single window of Halotalea alkalilenta DNA harbors:
- a CDS encoding electron transfer flavoprotein-ubiquinone oxidoreductase gives MDVEVMEFDVVIVGAGPSGLAAACRLMQGARAAGRELSVCVLEKGSEVGAHIVSGAVFDPRALDELFPDWASEGAPTGPEVAEDGLYWLSDAERSRRLPDALVPRSLHNLGHEPSHRLISASELCRWLAERAEELGVDLFPGFAAQSLIIEQEQVRGVVTGALGIAADGSEKPGYAPGMELRARHTLFAEGSRGHLGKRLIERFALAQGRATQHYAIGLKEIWEITQAQHRPGRVQHGAGWPLGRGSHGGWFLYHLDARRVAVGLIVDLDYTNPWLSPFEEFQRLKHHPLIRAQLEGGERLGYAARALTKGGPEALPRLAFPGGALLGCDAGTLDVSRIKGLHMAMKSGMVAADTLLAASDEALELGRGLAEFDTAWADSWAGREHAASRGFGAALHRLGPLLGGAWNLIDQWLGKRLPKLSDLRPDHASLRKASEAPRIDYPKSDNRLSFDRLSSVYLTDVHHEEDQPCHLHLADAEVPIRDNLPRYAEPATRYCPAAVYEVVEEQGQTRLRINFQNCIHCKTCDIKDPAQNITWVPPEGGNGPNYRGM, from the coding sequence ATGGATGTAGAAGTAATGGAATTCGACGTGGTGATCGTCGGCGCGGGCCCAAGCGGACTGGCGGCGGCGTGCCGCCTGATGCAGGGCGCTCGGGCGGCGGGCCGCGAACTGAGCGTCTGTGTGCTCGAGAAGGGCTCCGAAGTGGGCGCTCACATCGTCTCTGGCGCGGTATTCGACCCTAGAGCGCTCGACGAGCTCTTCCCTGACTGGGCCAGCGAAGGCGCCCCTACCGGGCCTGAGGTCGCCGAGGATGGCCTTTACTGGCTGAGTGATGCCGAACGCTCCAGGCGCCTGCCTGACGCCTTGGTGCCGAGGAGCCTGCACAATCTTGGCCACGAGCCTTCTCATCGCCTGATCTCGGCCTCCGAGCTGTGCCGTTGGCTCGCCGAGCGCGCCGAAGAACTCGGCGTCGATCTGTTCCCGGGCTTCGCCGCCCAGTCATTGATCATCGAACAAGAGCAGGTACGCGGAGTAGTCACCGGTGCGCTGGGGATCGCCGCGGACGGCAGCGAAAAGCCCGGCTATGCGCCGGGCATGGAGCTGCGGGCCCGACATACCCTGTTCGCCGAAGGCTCCCGCGGCCATCTCGGCAAGCGGCTGATCGAGCGTTTCGCGCTGGCGCAGGGACGCGCCACCCAACACTATGCGATCGGGCTCAAGGAGATCTGGGAAATCACCCAGGCCCAGCACCGCCCCGGGCGCGTGCAGCACGGTGCCGGCTGGCCGCTGGGTCGCGGGAGCCACGGCGGCTGGTTTCTCTATCACCTCGATGCGCGACGGGTAGCGGTCGGGCTGATCGTCGATCTCGACTACACCAACCCTTGGCTGTCACCATTCGAGGAGTTCCAGCGGCTCAAGCACCATCCGCTGATCCGCGCCCAGCTCGAGGGCGGCGAGCGCCTCGGCTACGCCGCGCGGGCGCTGACCAAGGGCGGGCCGGAAGCGCTACCCAGGCTGGCCTTCCCCGGCGGGGCGCTGCTCGGCTGCGACGCGGGCACTCTCGATGTCTCGCGGATCAAGGGCCTGCACATGGCGATGAAGTCGGGCATGGTCGCCGCCGACACCTTGCTCGCCGCCAGCGACGAAGCGCTCGAGCTTGGCCGTGGACTGGCGGAGTTCGACACCGCCTGGGCGGACAGCTGGGCCGGGCGCGAGCATGCGGCGAGCCGAGGGTTCGGTGCCGCACTGCACCGCCTGGGCCCGCTGCTCGGCGGCGCCTGGAACCTGATCGACCAGTGGCTGGGCAAGCGCCTGCCGAAGCTCAGCGACCTGCGCCCGGACCATGCCAGCCTGCGCAAGGCGAGCGAGGCGCCGCGCATCGACTATCCCAAGTCGGACAACCGGCTCTCCTTCGATCGGCTCTCGTCGGTATATCTCACCGACGTCCACCATGAAGAGGACCAGCCCTGCCATTTGCATCTCGCCGATGCCGAGGTGCCGATCAGGGACAATCTGCCGCGCTACGCCGAGCCCGCGACCCGCTACTGCCCGGCGGCGGTCTACGAGGTAGTGGAAGAGCAGGGGCAGACGCGGTTGCGGATCAATTTCCAGAACTGCATCCACTGCAAGACCTGCGACATCAAGGACCCGGCGCAGAACATCACCTGGGTGCCGCCGGAAGGCGGCAACGGCCCCAACTACCGCGGCATGTGA
- a CDS encoding amino acid ABC transporter ATP-binding protein, whose amino-acid sequence MSQSPTTPQARFPAIRLDQVGKRFGDHQVLEGIDLEIAHSEVVCLIGPSGSGKSTLLRCMAFLEEYDQGEIYIEGALIGWEIDDQGRRRRASNRRLRQSRSNLGMVFQQFNLWPHMTALGNVTEALKRVKGLSRLDAERQGRQALERVGLLDKADAHPARLSGGQQQRVAIARALAMEPKIMLFDEPTSALDPELVGEVLAVMKRLASEGMTMVVVTHEMGFAARMADTLVFLDHGRIIARGAPTQVFGEEAPPRVRQFLQDYLERNALLLDANTEAPEAMPSSISAGDGAAAPTKGIF is encoded by the coding sequence ATGAGCCAATCCCCGACCACCCCACAGGCCCGCTTTCCCGCGATTCGGCTCGACCAGGTCGGCAAGCGCTTCGGCGATCACCAGGTGCTCGAAGGAATCGATCTGGAGATCGCCCACTCCGAGGTGGTCTGCCTGATCGGCCCCTCGGGCTCGGGCAAGAGCACCCTGCTGCGCTGCATGGCCTTTCTCGAGGAGTACGACCAAGGCGAAATCTACATCGAGGGCGCGCTGATCGGCTGGGAGATCGACGACCAGGGCCGCCGCAGGCGGGCCTCGAACCGCCGCCTGCGCCAGAGCAGGAGCAATCTCGGCATGGTGTTCCAGCAGTTCAATCTATGGCCGCACATGACCGCCCTGGGCAACGTCACCGAAGCGCTCAAACGGGTGAAGGGGCTTTCGCGCCTGGATGCCGAGCGCCAGGGTCGCCAGGCGCTCGAGCGCGTCGGCCTGCTCGACAAGGCCGACGCCCACCCTGCGCGGCTCTCCGGCGGACAGCAGCAGCGGGTGGCGATAGCCCGCGCCCTGGCGATGGAACCCAAGATCATGCTGTTCGACGAGCCCACCTCCGCGCTCGATCCCGAGCTGGTCGGCGAAGTACTGGCGGTGATGAAAAGACTCGCAAGCGAAGGCATGACCATGGTCGTGGTCACTCATGAGATGGGCTTCGCCGCGCGGATGGCGGACACCCTGGTGTTCCTCGATCACGGACGCATCATCGCCCGGGGGGCGCCGACCCAGGTATTCGGCGAAGAGGCGCCGCCGCGCGTGCGCCAGTTCCTCCAGGACTACCTGGAACGCAACGCCCTGCTGCTCGACGCCAACACCGAGGCCCCCGAGGCGATGCCATCGAGCATCAGCGCAGGCGACGGGGCCGCCGCCCCGACCAAAGGCATATTCTGA
- a CDS encoding ABC transporter ATP-binding protein encodes MTRFQTRLHTTQQDSFIRFSDVSKSYDGKSYVVHGLDLSIQEGEFLSLLGPSGSGKTTTLMMLAGFETPSRGSITLGGKRLDHQPPHKRDIGMVFQHYALFPHMSVAENIGFPLSVRGMGRAEQREKIRKALEMVELAHIADRRPSQLSGGQQQRVALARALVFEPRLVLMDEPLGALDKRLRETLQAEIKHLHRQLGVTLVYVTHDQGEALTMSDRVAVFYDGRIQQVAPPAVLYEHPSNAFVANFIGENNGLAGVVGDIQGDRATLQLSCGARLLGRYRDDLAVGSRATLVLRPERVRLGDAVKVDDNRLQGQVADIVYHGDHLRVQIDLGQSGLMVAKLANTQEYPLPPLGGRITVGWSEDDCNILPPPPRSSIDQQDQQ; translated from the coding sequence ATGACACGCTTCCAGACCCGATTACACACGACACAACAAGATTCCTTCATCCGCTTCAGCGACGTCAGCAAGAGCTACGACGGCAAGAGCTACGTCGTCCATGGTTTGGACCTTTCGATCCAGGAGGGAGAGTTCCTCTCGTTGCTTGGTCCCTCCGGCTCGGGCAAGACCACCACCTTGATGATGCTGGCTGGGTTCGAAACCCCCAGCAGGGGATCGATTACGCTGGGCGGCAAGCGTCTGGATCATCAGCCGCCTCACAAGCGCGATATCGGCATGGTGTTTCAGCACTATGCGCTGTTTCCGCATATGAGCGTGGCCGAGAACATTGGCTTCCCGCTGTCGGTGCGGGGCATGGGGCGCGCCGAGCAGCGAGAAAAGATCCGCAAGGCGCTGGAGATGGTCGAACTGGCGCATATTGCCGATCGCCGCCCGTCGCAGCTTTCAGGCGGGCAGCAACAGCGTGTCGCGCTGGCACGTGCGCTGGTGTTCGAACCGCGCTTGGTATTGATGGATGAACCGCTCGGCGCGCTCGACAAGCGCCTGCGGGAAACCTTGCAGGCAGAGATCAAGCACTTGCACCGCCAATTGGGGGTGACGCTGGTCTACGTCACCCACGATCAGGGCGAGGCGTTGACGATGTCCGATCGGGTCGCGGTGTTCTACGACGGGCGCATCCAGCAGGTTGCGCCGCCCGCGGTGCTTTACGAGCATCCGAGCAATGCCTTCGTCGCCAATTTCATCGGCGAAAACAACGGATTGGCAGGGGTGGTCGGTGATATCCAGGGAGATCGCGCCACCTTGCAGCTATCCTGCGGCGCCCGGCTGCTTGGGCGCTACCGTGACGATCTGGCCGTCGGCAGCCGGGCCACATTGGTGTTGCGCCCGGAGCGGGTGCGGCTTGGCGATGCGGTCAAAGTCGATGACAACCGGCTGCAGGGGCAGGTGGCCGACATCGTCTACCACGGCGACCATCTCCGTGTGCAGATCGATCTGGGCCAAAGCGGCCTGATGGTCGCCAAGCTGGCCAATACCCAGGAGTATCCGCTGCCCCCCTTGGGAGGGCGAATCACCGTCGGCTGGAGCGAAGACGACTGCAACATCCTTCCTCCACCTCCCAGAAGCTCAATCGACCAACAAGACCAACAATAA
- a CDS encoding glycine zipper 2TM domain-containing protein, whose product MNKSIAIGATIGVLGIVGGVAVASYVGGSNEPAYAEVLSVTPVTRTVETPRQVCEQVSVNHYKPPADSNNIIGTAAGAVIGGLVGNQFGGGSGRKILTAAGAVGGGYAGNQIQGNMNRGSTYTTTENRCHTVTESHEEQVGFDVVYSYDGQNRTVRTEQDPGKRLPVYNGQVVLPGQNGGIPQG is encoded by the coding sequence ATGAACAAATCGATTGCGATCGGTGCCACGATCGGTGTCCTCGGCATTGTCGGCGGCGTCGCGGTGGCCTCCTATGTCGGCGGTAGCAATGAACCGGCCTACGCGGAAGTGCTCAGCGTCACCCCGGTGACCCGCACCGTCGAGACCCCGCGGCAGGTCTGCGAGCAGGTCAGCGTCAACCACTACAAGCCACCGGCTGACAGCAACAACATCATCGGCACCGCCGCGGGCGCGGTGATCGGTGGTCTGGTCGGCAACCAGTTCGGCGGTGGCTCCGGCAGGAAGATCCTGACCGCTGCGGGCGCGGTGGGTGGCGGCTATGCCGGTAACCAGATCCAAGGCAACATGAATCGCGGCAGCACCTATACCACCACCGAGAACCGCTGCCACACGGTCACCGAGAGCCATGAGGAGCAGGTCGGTTTCGACGTGGTCTACAGCTATGACGGTCAGAATCGCACCGTGCGTACCGAGCAGGACCCGGGCAAGCGCCTGCCGGTCTACAACGGCCAGGTGGTACTGCCTGGGCAGAACGGGGGTATTCCCCAGGGCTGA
- a CDS encoding amino acid ABC transporter permease, translated as MFDWTSFVHSLPLLGQALLVTLKASLAGNLFGFLIAIPVTALRLSSRPLARALGAGYIFVFRGVPLLVQLLVIYYLLPTTGLPNLSPMTAAVLALSLCSGAYIAEILRGGFLAIAPGQIEAARLLGIGATTTLIRIELPQAVRLTLPSLVNELVLLIKASALISVVGLADLSRVAQNLAASDYLFFQHYLVLALAYCLINLPLTFSGRLLERHLARSQHRATE; from the coding sequence ATGTTCGACTGGACATCCTTCGTCCATAGCCTGCCGCTGCTCGGGCAGGCGCTGCTGGTGACGCTCAAGGCGTCGCTCGCGGGCAACCTGTTCGGTTTCCTGATCGCGATTCCCGTCACCGCCCTGCGCCTCTCCTCGCGACCGCTCGCCCGCGCGCTCGGGGCGGGCTACATCTTCGTCTTTCGCGGCGTGCCGCTGCTGGTCCAGCTGCTGGTGATCTACTACCTGCTACCGACCACCGGGCTGCCCAACCTGTCGCCGATGACTGCCGCCGTGCTGGCGCTGTCGCTGTGCTCCGGCGCCTATATCGCCGAGATCCTGCGCGGCGGCTTCCTCGCCATTGCTCCGGGACAGATCGAAGCCGCCCGGCTGCTCGGCATCGGCGCGACGACGACGCTGATCCGCATCGAGCTGCCACAGGCGGTGCGCCTGACGCTGCCGTCGCTGGTCAATGAACTGGTGCTGCTGATCAAGGCCTCGGCACTGATCTCGGTGGTCGGCCTGGCCGATCTCAGCCGGGTGGCGCAGAACCTTGCCGCATCGGACTACCTGTTCTTCCAGCACTACCTGGTGCTGGCGCTGGCTTACTGCCTGATCAACCTGCCGCTGACGTTCAGCGGCAGGTTGCTCGAGCGCCACCTGGCTCGGTCGCAGCACAGGGCCACCGAATGA
- a CDS encoding amino acid ABC transporter permease gives MNFDPSILTTHAGEIGDAFLVTVKTWLLGSALGLIVGLALALLIRSLGRWARLPLLALSELIRGTPFLVICFILYYGGPSIGIDLNAIFAGIVCIGFYSSVYFAEIFRSGFNAVPRGQLEAAECLGLDRWQLLLRIELPQILVIILPALTNLLTVLCKETAILSIITVPELTAVLGGIGTRTFSFAETLVALCLAYLLLVELTARVGNWLERRVGAYLN, from the coding sequence ATGAATTTCGATCCTTCTATCCTCACCACGCATGCAGGCGAGATCGGCGACGCCTTCCTGGTCACCGTCAAGACCTGGCTGCTCGGCAGCGCGCTCGGGTTGATCGTCGGACTCGCCCTCGCCCTGCTGATCCGCTCGCTGGGCCGATGGGCGCGCCTGCCGCTGCTGGCATTGAGCGAGCTGATACGCGGCACGCCGTTCCTGGTGATCTGCTTCATCCTCTACTACGGCGGGCCGAGCATCGGGATCGACCTGAACGCGATCTTCGCCGGTATCGTCTGTATCGGTTTCTATTCCAGCGTCTACTTCGCCGAGATCTTCCGCAGCGGCTTCAATGCAGTGCCTCGCGGGCAGCTCGAGGCAGCCGAGTGCCTGGGGCTCGACCGCTGGCAGCTGCTCCTACGCATCGAACTGCCGCAGATACTGGTGATCATTCTGCCGGCGCTCACCAATCTGCTCACCGTGCTGTGCAAGGAGACCGCGATCCTCTCGATCATCACCGTGCCTGAGTTGACCGCGGTGCTCGGCGGGATCGGTACGCGCACCTTCTCCTTCGCCGAGACCCTGGTCGCGCTCTGCCTCGCCTACCTGCTGCTGGTCGAGCTCACCGCACGCGTGGGCAACTGGCTGGAGCGGCGCGTCGGCGCCTACCTCAATTGA
- a CDS encoding electron transfer flavoprotein subunit beta/FixA family protein: MKIVVPIKRVIDHNVRVRPTADGTGVDSASVKMAINPFCEIALEEAVRLKERGLASEVLVVTIGTAAAQEQLRGALAVGADRALLIETERALEPLAVARTLARIVEEERPGLALLGKQAIDSDDNQVGQMLAALLGWPQATFASALELEGAKARVTREVDGGMVTLELALPAVVTADLRLNEPRYARLPDIMKAKKKPIERRALEEMALDLPAQTEVLAVETPTPRQRGVILDSVDALIDKLRNVEKVIP, from the coding sequence ATGAAGATAGTCGTGCCGATCAAGCGGGTGATCGATCACAACGTCCGGGTGAGGCCGACGGCCGATGGCACCGGCGTCGATTCGGCCAGCGTCAAGATGGCGATCAATCCGTTCTGCGAGATCGCGCTCGAGGAGGCGGTGCGGCTCAAGGAGCGGGGGCTCGCGAGTGAAGTGCTGGTGGTGACGATCGGCACCGCCGCGGCCCAGGAGCAGCTGCGCGGGGCGCTGGCGGTGGGTGCCGACCGGGCGCTGCTGATCGAGACCGAGCGCGCGCTGGAGCCGCTGGCGGTGGCGCGCACGCTTGCGCGGATCGTCGAAGAAGAGCGCCCGGGACTGGCGCTGCTCGGCAAGCAGGCGATCGATTCCGATGACAACCAGGTCGGCCAGATGCTCGCCGCGCTGCTCGGCTGGCCGCAGGCCACCTTCGCATCCGCACTCGAGCTCGAGGGCGCAAAGGCGCGGGTCACCCGTGAGGTCGACGGTGGCATGGTCACTCTGGAGCTTGCGCTGCCCGCGGTGGTCACCGCGGATCTCAGGCTCAACGAGCCGCGCTACGCTCGGCTGCCGGACATCATGAAGGCGAAGAAGAAGCCGATCGAGCGGCGCGCGCTCGAGGAGATGGCGCTCGACCTGCCGGCGCAGACCGAGGTGCTCGCGGTCGAGACACCGACGCCTCGCCAGAGGGGGGTGATCCTCGATTCGGTCGACGCCCTGATCGACAAACTGCGCAACGTGGAGAAGGTGATCCCATGA
- a CDS encoding transporter substrate-binding domain-containing protein gives MNNYKPSSMLKILAAALVFAIGSQAAHADVLSDAKASGELKIATEFHFAPFAYLVDGQYAGLNLELMDEVGKRLGFEVSWIDLPWASVLPGLEAGNYDFVAGPAMVTRERQSRYAFTLPIADATVGLIKRENDGSIEKPEDVAGKRVGLQRGSAQADEFRAFNETLPEPATITEYVDFTQSMADLAARRVDAVANSLPNIAYTATQRPMFAVVEPTFGKPAYFAYMARNDAESASLVEAINETLGQMHEDGSLAALQTKWFGAPMDVPTGDFVPEL, from the coding sequence ATGAACAACTACAAACCGAGCTCGATGCTCAAGATCCTCGCCGCCGCTTTGGTCTTCGCCATTGGTTCCCAAGCGGCCCACGCCGATGTGCTCAGCGATGCCAAGGCGAGCGGAGAGCTCAAGATCGCCACCGAGTTCCACTTCGCCCCCTTCGCCTACCTGGTCGACGGACAGTACGCCGGGCTCAATCTCGAGCTGATGGATGAAGTCGGCAAACGCCTGGGCTTCGAAGTCAGCTGGATCGACCTGCCCTGGGCGAGCGTGCTGCCGGGCCTCGAGGCGGGCAACTACGACTTCGTCGCGGGGCCTGCGATGGTCACCCGTGAGCGCCAGAGCCGCTATGCCTTCACCCTGCCGATCGCCGATGCCACGGTCGGGCTGATCAAGCGGGAGAACGACGGCAGCATCGAGAAACCCGAGGATGTCGCCGGCAAGCGCGTCGGGTTGCAGCGCGGCTCGGCCCAGGCCGACGAGTTCCGCGCCTTCAACGAGACCCTGCCCGAGCCTGCGACGATCACCGAATACGTCGACTTCACCCAGTCGATGGCCGATCTGGCCGCGCGTCGCGTCGATGCGGTCGCCAATTCGCTGCCCAACATCGCCTACACCGCCACCCAGCGGCCGATGTTCGCGGTGGTCGAGCCGACCTTCGGCAAGCCTGCCTACTTCGCCTACATGGCGCGCAACGACGCTGAATCCGCCTCACTGGTCGAGGCGATCAACGAAACGCTTGGCCAGATGCACGAGGACGGCTCGCTCGCCGCGCTGCAGACCAAGTGGTTCGGCGCACCGATGGATGTACCGACCGGCGACTTCGTCCCCGAGCTGTGA
- a CDS encoding electron transfer flavoprotein subunit alpha/FixB family protein, producing MSSLILIEHHDGRVSPACARVVAAARKIGAPIEALVAGYRVDEVAAQAARLDGVSRVLVADDARYADQLAEPLATLLAAHAKRYGYLLAAASTFGKDVLPRAAALAGVGQISEVIEVVDPATFKRPIHAGALVATVRSDAPLKVLSIRATAFESVGEQAPAPIETVEAQGEALGARFVESHREASERPELTAARVVVSGGRGLGSKQNFSLLEGVAGKLDAAIGASRAAVDAGYVPNELQVGQTGKIVAPDLYIAVGISGAMQHLAGMQGAKVIVAINRDEEAPIFQVADYGLVGDLFELLPELERKL from the coding sequence ATGAGCAGCCTGATTCTGATCGAACACCACGACGGGCGCGTCAGCCCCGCCTGCGCGCGCGTGGTCGCCGCGGCGCGCAAGATCGGTGCGCCGATCGAGGCGCTGGTGGCGGGGTACCGGGTCGACGAGGTTGCCGCCCAGGCCGCGCGGCTCGACGGCGTGTCGCGGGTGCTGGTCGCCGACGATGCGCGCTATGCGGATCAGCTCGCCGAGCCCCTCGCCACGCTGCTCGCCGCACATGCCAAGCGGTATGGGTACCTGCTCGCCGCCGCCTCGACCTTTGGCAAGGACGTGCTGCCGCGCGCTGCCGCGCTCGCCGGAGTGGGGCAGATATCCGAAGTCATCGAGGTGGTGGATCCTGCTACCTTCAAGCGGCCGATCCACGCCGGTGCGCTGGTCGCCACGGTGAGAAGCGACGCGCCGCTCAAGGTGCTCAGCATTCGCGCCACCGCTTTCGAATCGGTCGGTGAGCAAGCACCGGCGCCGATCGAGACCGTGGAAGCGCAGGGTGAGGCACTCGGCGCGCGTTTCGTCGAGTCCCATCGCGAGGCCAGCGAGCGCCCGGAGCTCACCGCGGCGCGCGTGGTCGTCAGCGGCGGCCGTGGGCTCGGCAGCAAGCAGAATTTCTCCCTGCTCGAGGGGGTGGCGGGTAAGCTGGACGCCGCGATCGGGGCTTCACGCGCCGCGGTCGACGCAGGCTATGTGCCCAACGAGCTGCAGGTCGGACAGACCGGAAAGATCGTCGCGCCCGATCTCTACATCGCGGTGGGTATCTCCGGTGCGATGCAGCATCTCGCCGGCATGCAGGGGGCGAAGGTGATCGTCGCGATCAACCGGGACGAAGAAGCGCCGATCTTCCAGGTAGCCGACTATGGGCTGGTCGGCGACCTGTTCGAGCTGCTGCCCGAGCTCGAGCGCAAGCTTTAG
- a CDS encoding enolase C-terminal domain-like protein produces the protein MPTRVPLITSVEVIPVAGQDSMLLNVGGAHAPYFTRNLLVLRDDAGNIGVGEAPGGEVIQRQLESARQALLEQPISRLHGLVAQLHRRGREEDFEAFGNGAWTFELKVNAVAALEAALLDLLGKHLEVPVCELLGEGRQRSEVEVLGYLFFVGDKERTDLDYRHAPGGGERDDWFSLRDAPALDPDSIVAQAEAAQARYGFQDFKLKGGVLEGAREIEAARALAARFPDARITLDPNGAWSLAEAIALCRDLHGVLAYAEDPCGAEQGYSGREILAEFKRATGLPVATNMVATNWREMTHTMMLRAVDIPLADPHFWTLSGAVRVSQLCHEWGMTWGSHSNNHFDVSLAMFAQVGAAALGTPTALDTHWIWQDGQRLSHEPHRIERGRIKVDDTPGLGIELDMDEVERAHALYRRLPSAARNDAMAMQYLIPDWRFDPKRPALVR, from the coding sequence ATGCCCACCCGCGTCCCACTCATCACCTCGGTCGAGGTAATCCCCGTCGCCGGCCAGGACAGCATGCTGCTCAACGTCGGCGGTGCCCACGCTCCCTACTTCACCCGCAACCTGCTGGTGCTGCGCGACGACGCGGGCAACATCGGCGTTGGCGAAGCACCGGGAGGAGAGGTCATCCAGCGCCAGCTGGAGAGCGCTCGCCAGGCACTGCTCGAACAGCCGATCTCGCGACTGCATGGACTGGTGGCGCAGCTCCATCGCCGCGGGCGGGAGGAGGATTTCGAGGCTTTCGGCAACGGCGCCTGGACCTTCGAGCTCAAGGTCAACGCGGTGGCCGCACTAGAGGCGGCGCTGCTCGACCTGCTGGGCAAGCATCTCGAGGTGCCGGTCTGCGAACTGCTCGGCGAGGGCCGCCAGCGCAGTGAGGTCGAGGTGCTCGGCTATCTGTTCTTCGTCGGCGACAAAGAGCGCACCGACCTCGACTATCGCCACGCGCCGGGCGGCGGTGAACGCGACGACTGGTTCTCCCTGCGCGATGCTCCCGCGCTCGATCCGGATTCGATCGTCGCCCAGGCCGAGGCCGCCCAGGCCCGCTATGGCTTCCAGGACTTCAAACTCAAAGGTGGAGTGCTGGAGGGCGCGCGCGAGATAGAAGCCGCTCGCGCGCTGGCCGCACGCTTTCCCGATGCACGAATCACCCTCGACCCCAACGGCGCCTGGTCGCTGGCCGAGGCGATCGCCCTGTGCCGCGACCTGCACGGCGTGCTCGCCTATGCCGAGGACCCCTGCGGCGCCGAGCAGGGCTACTCCGGGCGCGAGATCCTCGCCGAGTTCAAGCGCGCCACCGGGCTGCCGGTGGCGACCAACATGGTCGCCACCAACTGGCGCGAGATGACCCACACGATGATGCTGCGCGCGGTCGACATCCCGCTCGCCGACCCGCACTTCTGGACCCTCTCCGGGGCTGTGCGGGTCTCCCAGCTGTGCCATGAGTGGGGAATGACCTGGGGTTCGCACTCCAACAACCATTTCGATGTGTCGCTGGCGATGTTCGCCCAGGTCGGTGCCGCGGCGCTGGGTACCCCAACCGCTCTCGATACCCACTGGATCTGGCAGGACGGCCAGCGACTCAGCCACGAACCGCATCGTATCGAACGAGGCAGGATCAAGGTCGACGACACTCCGGGTCTCGGGATCGAGCTCGACATGGACGAGGTGGAACGTGCCCATGCGCTCTACCGGCGCCTGCCTTCCGCGGCACGCAACGACGCCATGGCGATGCAGTACCTGATCCCCGACTGGCGCTTCGACCCCAAGCGTCCCGCACTGGTGCGCTGA
- a CDS encoding tripartite tricarboxylate transporter substrate binding protein produces MIDVARLRRLLLLALLGCASPAFAYPDRNLDIIVPFSAGGGNDVFIRALQPALERELGTHLVVRNLAGGGGAVGLTHVARLPADGYTLAVVSDGLLTQVAMGNVDFVPGDFDFVAKILEEPYLLAVSRDSPYPDLAAMIEDAQGGKRIKIGVSGVGSSAYLTAGAIGDALGIDPILIPFDGGTETVSAVMGGHIDAVVLGGAELRSALSSQRVRALATSYPERSTSLPEVPTFIEQGIDYQTSVFRGLAAPKGLEDSHRARLVEALQRATEDAGFHTTIGHLGTDLSPLYGEELDEFVLALAERMNQQAEQLTQ; encoded by the coding sequence ATGATCGATGTTGCCCGCCTTCGAAGGCTGCTGCTGCTCGCCTTGCTGGGCTGCGCCTCGCCGGCCTTCGCCTATCCCGACCGTAACCTGGACATCATCGTTCCGTTCTCCGCCGGCGGCGGCAACGACGTGTTCATCCGCGCCTTGCAGCCGGCCCTGGAGCGCGAACTGGGCACCCACCTGGTGGTACGCAACCTCGCCGGCGGCGGCGGCGCGGTAGGACTGACCCATGTCGCCCGGCTGCCCGCCGATGGCTACACCCTGGCGGTGGTCAGCGACGGCCTGCTGACCCAGGTGGCGATGGGCAACGTCGACTTCGTCCCTGGTGATTTCGACTTCGTCGCCAAGATCCTCGAGGAGCCCTATCTGCTCGCCGTCAGCCGGGACTCCCCCTACCCCGATCTCGCCGCGATGATCGAGGACGCCCAAGGCGGCAAGCGGATCAAGATCGGCGTCTCGGGGGTCGGCTCGTCCGCCTACCTCACCGCCGGCGCGATCGGCGACGCGCTGGGCATCGATCCGATCCTGATCCCCTTCGACGGCGGTACCGAGACCGTCTCAGCCGTCATGGGCGGTCACATCGACGCGGTGGTGCTCGGCGGTGCGGAGCTGCGCTCGGCGCTCTCCTCCCAACGGGTGCGGGCTTTGGCGACGAGCTACCCCGAGCGCAGTACGAGCCTGCCCGAGGTGCCGACCTTCATCGAGCAGGGGATCGACTACCAGACCTCGGTGTTCCGTGGCCTCGCCGCCCCCAAGGGGCTCGAAGACAGCCACCGTGCCCGACTGGTGGAGGCGCTGCAGCGCGCGACCGAAGACGCCGGCTTCCATACCACCATCGGCCATCTCGGCACCGACCTCTCGCCGCTTTATGGCGAGGAGCTGGACGAGTTCGTGCTCGCCCTTGCCGAGCGAATGAACCAGCAGGCCGAGCAGCTCACTCAATGA